Genomic DNA from Lutibacter sp. A80:
AACTCATGTTCCTGGTAGTGGTAAACAATTAAAAAAACAATAAAAAAATGTTTATGAAATCAAGTATAAAATTTTTAGGAGCAGTTTTTATTGTAATATCCACACTTATTTCTTGTGATAATTCACCAACTTTACAAAAGTATTATGTTGATAGTAAAGAGAACGATGCTTTTATATCGGTAGATTTACCAGCAAATATTTTACAATTAAAAGATGATACTGTTTCTGATGATGTAAAAAGAACGTTGGAAACAATTAAAAAAGTGAATTTTTTAGCCCTACAATTAACAGATACTAATGAAGCTTTATATACTTCAGAAAAAGTAAAAGTTAAATCAATTCTTAAAAACCCAAAATATAAACAACTTATGCGTGTAAATATGGGTAAAGGAAATGTAAGTGTTAATTATTTGGGTGAAGAAGATGCTATAGATGAAGTTGTTGTTTTTGGTTCTGATAATAATAAAGGTTTTGCAATAATTAGAGTTATTGGTGAAAACATGAACCCTAGTGAAATTATTAAAATAGCTCAAGAAATTAAACTAGATGGAGATTCGCAACAATTAAAACAACTTGGCGGATTGATTAGCGGTTTAAAATAAATTACTAGAAAATTATAATAATAAAGCCATACTTGAATAAAGTATGGCTTTTTAACTATCTATTAACTTCTAAAAACTTAAAAAATAGTATTTTTGGAGCTTTAAAATTCGTTTTTGAATATGAAGAATATTGCGATACTATTTATTTTATTTTTAACCTTTGCGGTAAAAGCACAAGACAATCCTTATCAACCAGAAAGAACTAAGGTCAATAACTTAGTACATACTAAATTAAAAGTTGATTTTAATTTAAAAAAAAGTCAATTAAATGGTGAAGCATGGATAACCTTAACACCACACTTTTATCCAACAAATAAAGTAACTTTAGATGCAAAATCATTCAAGATAAATCAAGTTAAAGTAAATGATAATATAACTACTTTTAACTATTCTGATAATGAGTTAACTATAGATTTAGATAAAACCTATAATAAAGGCGAAAAATATATAATTTATGTAAATTATATAGCCAAGCCTGAGGAAGTTAAACAAAAAGGAAGTTTAAATATAACAGATGCTAAAGGACTTTATTTTATAGATCCTTTAGATACAGATCCTGAAAAACCTACACAAATTTGGACACAAGGAGAAACAGAATCGAGTAGTTGTTGGTTTCCAACTATAGATACCCCAAATCAAAAAACTTCACAAGAAATTTATATAACTGTTCCAAGTAAATTTGTAACACTTTCTAACGGAACTTTACAATCTCAAGAAGAAAATAATGATGGTACCAGAACAGATTATTGGAAAATGAATCAAAAACATGCTCCATATTTGTTTTTTATGGGCGTTGGTGATTTCAGTATTGTAAATGATACTTGGAATGGTAAAAAAGTTGATTATTATGTAGAACATGAATATGAAGATGTTGCTGATGCTATTTTTGGAATGACTCCAGAAATGTTAACTTTTTTCTCAGATTTAACTGGAATCCCTTATCCTTGGGATAAATACAGTCAAATTGTGGTTAGAGATTATGTAAGTGGAGCAATGGAAAATACCACAGCTGTTGTACACGCAGAAGATGCACAACAAAAAAAAGGACAATTAGTTGATGAAAATATATGGGAAGGCACAATTGCACATGAATTATTTCATCATTGGTTCGGCGATTTAGTTACTACAGAAAGTTGGGCAAATTTAACGGTAAACGAATCTTTTGCTACCTACAGTGTTTATTTATGGTTTGAGCATAAATACGGAAAAGATAGGGCAGCTGCACATATGTATAATGAAATACAAACGTATTTACAAAGTGAAAGTGAAAATAAAATTTTAGTACGTTTTCATTATCACGATAAAGAAGATATGTTTGATACTGTAAGCTATCACAAAGGAAATGCCATTCTTCATATGTTGCGTAATATTTTAGGTGATGACGCTTTTTTTGCAGGTCTGTCTAAATATTTAAACGATCATAAATTTGGAACTGCTGAAGCACATGAACTGCGTTTAGCTTTAGAAGAAGTAAGTGGTAAAGATTTAAATTGGTTTTTTAATCAATGGTATTATGGAAGCGGACATATAAAAGCAGCACTGTCTTACGATTACAATACAATAAACAATACAGTAACCGTAAATATTAATCAGCAAGAAAAAGCCTTTACATTTCCGTTAACTATAGATATTTATGAAGGTACTACCAAAGCAACACATAATGTCTGGGTAGACGGCAAACAAAGTTCATTTACATTTCCATATAATAAGCAACCTAGCTTAATTAATATAGATCCTGAGCACGTGCTTTTAGCTGAATTTACTGAAAGTAAGTCGTTAGACGAATATATTTTTCAGTTTAATAATACAACACATTATGTAGATAGAAAGTTAGCTTTAGAAGAAATTGTAAAACATCAAAGAGATAATAAAACAGCTTTAAATACTGTTGTTAAAGCTTTTGAAGATTCATATTACGAAATTAGAGTAATTGCCTTAGATAATTTGGATTTATTTCAAAAGTATAATAAGAAAGATATAATAACAAAGGTTGAAAAAATGGCTCAAAACGATGAAAAAACATTAGTTAGAGCTGCAGCAATAGGTGTTTTAGGGAAACTAATAGATCCAATTTATAAGCCGTTATTTGAAAAAGGTTTACAAAGTGAATCTTATGCTATTATAGGAAGTTCATTAAAATCATTATATCAAATAGATAAGGAAACTACGTTAAATAAAATCAAAACATTAGACGAAACAATTAAAGAAAGCTTAGCAGATGCTATAACAAGTATTTTTATACAAGAAAAAGATAAATCTAACTTGCCATTTATAGCAAATCAAGTTTTAAATGGAATGTTTTTAACAGAAAATGCTAGAACACAACAAATTTATACTGAAGCCTTTAAATGGATTGCTGAAAGTGATAATGAGGAAGCCATAACTAATCTAACTAATAATTTTGTTAAATTAGGAAAACAGTATAAAAAATATAATTTTGATCAAATGGCTATTAATATGCTAAATCAAATGGTGTATATGCAGCAAGAATCTACTCATGAAAACAAAAATGAATTGATTTTGATCTTAAAAAGAGGAATGGCTAAACTAATAGAATAAGAAAGGTTCTATAACATTATCTAAAATAATAATAAACGGTTATTCTGCATCTAAATTCTATATTTCACTAAAATATAAAGAAATATTTAAGTATTGAAAGCTATATTTAAATAGACGTACGAATAAAAGATTCAAAATTAGGCAGAATAATTTTTAAAACTACCATCTTTAAAAAATATTATAATTCTCTCAATTTCATTTGAAGGAGCTTCTTTTGAATGCTCTATAATTTTTTCAGGAATAACATTTTCAACAGTATTCTTTTCTTCATTAGTAGAAAAAAGAGTAGGAGCACTTGTTGTGATTTCTTTTTTTTGATTTATAGCTTTAGGAAAAGAACCAACACCATTTAATAACCAGTATAATTCTACTTCAGGAAAATTTTTTAAAATTTTTAGCACAAATTCTAAACTTGGTTTATTCCTTCCAGACAGTAGGTGAGAGATACTTGATCGTTGTACTTCAATTTTATCAGCTAATACTGCAGCTGATAGGTTGTAGTAATCCATAATTAAATTCAATCTTTTAGCAAAATCTTCTACATTTATCATAAGTTACAATTGTAAACGGTTTAATCTTTTACAAATGTAACTAATCTATATTTAAGAAGCAAAAATATATATAAAACAGTCATTTACATACTAAATAACCTATATTAATACTTTATATAACTAATACTAACTTATTGATATATAAGTTTCTAATATTTCAGGATAGTTATTTCTTATACTTATATATAAGTTGTGTATTATCCTAATTATGTCTTACAGATAACTGTTTACAATTGTAGAAACTCTTGTTAATTTAGTTGTTTACATCTGTAAATTGCAATGTATTTACAATTGTAACTTTGCGAGTTGTAGAAAATTTAAACTAAAAGTAAAATAAAATAATATATTCTTATTTTTGCGTAATAACAGAATTGATACAGAGGAAGTATTTAAAAAAAATAAACATTAGGCATGAAAACAATAGATACAGTTATTTTAGAAAATTGGTATAAATCTAATTTTGAGAATAAATTAAAAGGTAGAAGAATTTTATTTGACGATATACAACCTCTTATAGAAAATTTATCTTCAAAATTTAAAAAAGAAATTATAGGCTATTCAGAAAATAACATACCTATATATATGGTTTCTATTGGTAAAGGACCTATTAAGGTACTTTCATGGTCGCAGATGCATGGAAATGAAAGTACAGGTACTAAAGCTTTATTTGACTTATTTAATTTTTTTGAAACTTCAGGAGATGAATTAAAATCTGTTTGTGATAACATATTAAATAATTGTACGCTTCAATTTATAGTTTTATTAAACCCTGATGGAGCTATTAATTTTACACGTGAAAATGCAAATAATATAGACTTAAATAGAGATGCAGTTAATATTAAGGCTGTTGAAAGCAAGCTATTGCGTAATGTATTAGATAAATTTAAGCCTAAATTTTGCTTTAATTTACACGATCAACGTTCAATATTTAACGTAGAAGGTACAGAAAACCCTGCAACAATATCTTTTTTAGCACCATCTGAAGATTTAGAGAGAACTTTAACTAAGGGGCGTAAAGAAACAATGAGTGTAATTGTAGCAATGAATACTTTGTTACAAAAAATAATACCTAATCATATAGGTAGATATACAGACGAGTTTTATCCTACAGCAACTGGAGATAATTTTCAAAAACTGGGTTATAACACCATTTTAATAGAGGCAGGACATTATAATAATGATTATAATAGAGAAATAACACGTGAATTTAATTTCTATGCAATTTTACAAGGTTTATATTTTATAGCTTCAGCAGACAATTTTTCACATTACAAACCGTATTTTGATATCCCTAATAATGACACCTTATTTTTAGATATTATATATTCTGACTTAAAAATGATGAAAAACGGAGTAGAAACTACTGAAGACGTTGGAATTCAATATAAATTTAAAGTTGAAAGCAATGAACTTATAATGTATAAATCAATTGAAAACCAAGGTGATTTGTCTAAATATTTCACAAATAACAAAATAAATGCAGTTAAATTAAATTTTAAGGAATTAAAATTATCAAATTCGTAAATTTTTTATGTAAATATCATTTTTTTTTAATAAATTTGTTGTATAATTATATATTATTAAGAAAAAAACCATGAAAAAATTCATTTTAGATGAAATAGATCATCAAATATTAGATATCCTTATCGAAAATGCTAGAACTCCATTTACAGATATCGCAAAAAAACTAGTTGTTTCTGCAGGTACTATACATGTAAGAGTTAAAAAAATGGAAGATGAAGGAATTATTAAAGGCTCTACTTTAACATTAGATTATGAAAAAATGGGCTATTCATTTATTTCACATGTTGGTATATATTTAGCCAAAACTTCCAAAACCAAACAAGTTATAAATGACTTGAAAAAAATACCAAATATCACCATAGCATATATAACTGCTGGTAAATTTAATGTTTTTTGTAAAATTAGAGCAAAAGACACTACTCATGCAAAAGAAATAATTTTTGAAATTGATGATATTGATGGTGTTTCTAGAACAGAAACAATGATTTCTTTAGAAGAAAGCATTAATGACAAAACAAGATTAATGCATTCTATTTTTAGAGAAATTTAATCCATTTTTATATAAAATAAAATACTGTCTGAAATAATTAACTATTAATATTTTGGACAGTATTTTATTAATACTATTAAATTTAGTGCTTTTTAGTATTACAATTGCAGTTACATCCTGAGAGCTCGTTTGAAATTGGGGCCATAGCTTCTAATGTTCCATTAATTAATTTTTGAATAGCAATATCAGGGTCAGTTTCGTCTATTTTATAACAAGCTACTCCATATTTGGCTAATTTTTCAGTGGCTCCTGAGCCAATACCTCGAGTTAATAAAATATCACATTCAAGTAACACATGTTTATTGCTTTCATTCTGGAAAAAATTCCTTAATGTTTCATCTCTAGACAATTCAAGCAATCTTTTGTGTTCTATTACAGCTCCATTTATTGTATAAATTAAATAGTTTCTGCACTTTCCTGTATGATTAAAGATGCTTTTTTTATTTTGAAAAGTAACGGCTACAATATTTTTCATAAATAATTTCTATTTTAATTCAAATTTAAAATTAAATAGGGTAGTAGACTGCAACTTTGGTTACTATAAATTATAGAGAATTTAAAATAATTAAACCTTTGATAGCATAAAACAATAAAAGGTGAATAAATTAAGTTAGTCTATTTTTTATTTTTCTCTTCAATCCATTTAGACATATATTTAGTGCTTTTTAAAGTATGGTGTAATAACATTGAACCAATAAAATTTTGATTTCTATGGTTTTCTAAATCTTTAAAAATAGTTTCAATTTTTAACATCAATTCTTTTCCAAATTTATTTTTAGAAAAATTAGAATTGATAATTTGTATGCCATTTTGTTGTTTTTTTAACCAAATTTCTTCATTCTGATATAATTTTATGGCTTTTTCAATAAAATTATTAAAATCATTTTCAATAAATCCAGCATAAGGTAAACCACCATTATTTATACCTTCAGAACCGATAGAAGTAGTAATAGACGGTGTTCCATAAATCATGGCATCTATAAGTTTACCTTTTAATCCGGCTCCAAATAATAATGGAGCTAAACATATTCGGGCATTTGAAAAGGAAATTTCTTTATTTTTTGCCCAACCTTCAATTAAAAATCCTTCTTTGGCATTGTGTAATTGTAGTACACTTTGATTATCTCCATACGCTCCATAAATATGAATTGTAGCTTTTGGTAGTTGCTTTTTAATTTTTGGCCAAATATGTTTTTTTAATGTTCTAACAGCTTCTAAATTAGGCTTGTGTTTAAAATTACCTATAGTCATAAAATCTACTCTTTCATTAAATGAAGGATAATTTTTAAAGGTATTTTGTGTTATTTCATTTAATAAAAAAGGAGTATAACAAAGTATATTTAAATCAATTTTAAATTTTGTAATTAATAATTCTAATTCATATTTAGAAATAATTAAAGATATATCACAACGATATATACTAGCAATTTCTCGCTTAGTAATATCATTATTTAGTAAAATTTTATTTGTTTCAACCTTACTTTTAAATTGTTTTTCTCTTGCAAACCTTAAAAAATGTAAATCTTCAGTATCTAATATTTTAAGTGCGTTTGGACAATTTTCAGAAACTCTCCATCCAAATTGTTCTTCCGTTAAATACCTGTCAAACAAAACAATATCAGGTTGGTATTGAATAATTAAATCATCAAAACTACTACAGTTTAGTTCAATTTTTGAAGCTTTAATTCCTGCTTCAGAAAGATTATAAGATTGTGTTGTTTTAGAGGCAGAGCTAACAAAATAAATATCTAAACCATATTCTTTAAAAATACTTATTAGTTGTAATATTCTAGTTCCAGCAGCTGTAGTAGTAGGTTCTGGCCATACAAATCCTATAATTAATATTTTTTTCATAATTCAAATGTATAAATAAGAATTTAGTTAATATTTAAATTTATATAAAAGCAAAAATATGCTATTTAACTTAATCTGTTTTTAAAATTAAACAGTAAATTATTAATTAGTTAATATATTAATATAAAGCTGTTTAACTACTTATTGATAACTTATTGTTTAATTTATTAAACGCTAAATAAGTCGGTATTTTTTTAAGAAAAAACTTAGTAAATACATCACTTTACAATTATTTATGTCAATTATATTAACTTGAAATATAAAAAATTAAATAGGAAGTGTTATATTTGCACAAGTTTATAATTAATTAGTCATTATTTTATAAGCAGGTCATTTAATAACTTCAGTTGTATTTTGAAAATCAATTTAATAAATTGTTTTCACAAAAAAAATCTATTTTAATTCAAATGACACCCTTAACTGTTTAGGAAACAACAGAATAAACAAATAAAATTTAACATAATAATTAATGGCAGGATCACAAGAAACATTTGGTAAAAAAGAAAGAGAGAAGAAAAGATTAAAGAAAAAGAAAGATAAACTTCTTAGAAAAGAAGAGCGTAAGGCTAATGGACAAGATAGTATGTTTGTCTATGTAGACGAATTTGGACAATTAACTGATACGCCGCCAGATCCATCCAAAAAAATTAAAGTTGATGCAGAAAGCATCGAAATAGGTATTCCAAAAAAAGAAGATAGAGAAGAAGAAGCTCCTGTAGACAGAAAAGGAAAAGTTTCATTTTTTGATACATCTAAAGGGTTTGGATTTATTATTGACACTTCAACACAAGAAAAGTTTTTTGTTCATGTTAGTGGTGTTTTAGAAGAAATTGCTGAAAATGATAAAGTTACTTTTGAATTGGAAAAAGGTTTAAAAGGAATGAATGCCGTTAGAGTAAAAAAGATATAACATTATTAAAAAAATATTTAAAAGCTGCTTTTTAAGCAGCTTTTTTTGTTTTTAGAAAGTGGGATTAAAGTAATAATTATTGTAAATTTAATAACTGTACATTTGCAGTATAAAATAAAAACATGGCAACATTTTTAGAATTAGGAGTTCATAAAGAATTTATTCAAGGATTAAAAGAGCTTGGTATTAAAACACCAACAGATGTACAAAAAGCAACAATTCCCGTTTTGTTAAAATCCAAAACAGATTTAGTAGGTTTAGCACAAACTGGAACTGGTAAAACAGCAGCTTTTGGCTTGCCAATTTTACAAG
This window encodes:
- a CDS encoding M14 family zinc carboxypeptidase, with amino-acid sequence MKTIDTVILENWYKSNFENKLKGRRILFDDIQPLIENLSSKFKKEIIGYSENNIPIYMVSIGKGPIKVLSWSQMHGNESTGTKALFDLFNFFETSGDELKSVCDNILNNCTLQFIVLLNPDGAINFTRENANNIDLNRDAVNIKAVESKLLRNVLDKFKPKFCFNLHDQRSIFNVEGTENPATISFLAPSEDLERTLTKGRKETMSVIVAMNTLLQKIIPNHIGRYTDEFYPTATGDNFQKLGYNTILIEAGHYNNDYNREITREFNFYAILQGLYFIASADNFSHYKPYFDIPNNDTLFLDIIYSDLKMMKNGVETTEDVGIQYKFKVESNELIMYKSIENQGDLSKYFTNNKINAVKLNFKELKLSNS
- a CDS encoding cold-shock protein, coding for MAGSQETFGKKEREKKRLKKKKDKLLRKEERKANGQDSMFVYVDEFGQLTDTPPDPSKKIKVDAESIEIGIPKKEDREEEAPVDRKGKVSFFDTSKGFGFIIDTSTQEKFFVHVSGVLEEIAENDKVTFELEKGLKGMNAVRVKKI
- a CDS encoding NifB/NifX family molybdenum-iron cluster-binding protein; this translates as MKNIVAVTFQNKKSIFNHTGKCRNYLIYTINGAVIEHKRLLELSRDETLRNFFQNESNKHVLLECDILLTRGIGSGATEKLAKYGVACYKIDETDPDIAIQKLINGTLEAMAPISNELSGCNCNCNTKKH
- a CDS encoding helix-turn-helix domain-containing protein, with product MINVEDFAKRLNLIMDYYNLSAAVLADKIEVQRSSISHLLSGRNKPSLEFVLKILKNFPEVELYWLLNGVGSFPKAINQKKEITTSAPTLFSTNEEKNTVENVIPEKIIEHSKEAPSNEIERIIIFFKDGSFKNYSA
- a CDS encoding Lrp/AsnC family transcriptional regulator gives rise to the protein MKKFILDEIDHQILDILIENARTPFTDIAKKLVVSAGTIHVRVKKMEDEGIIKGSTLTLDYEKMGYSFISHVGIYLAKTSKTKQVINDLKKIPNITIAYITAGKFNVFCKIRAKDTTHAKEIIFEIDDIDGVSRTETMISLEESINDKTRLMHSIFREI
- a CDS encoding glycosyltransferase, with the translated sequence MKKILIIGFVWPEPTTTAAGTRILQLISIFKEYGLDIYFVSSASKTTQSYNLSEAGIKASKIELNCSSFDDLIIQYQPDIVLFDRYLTEEQFGWRVSENCPNALKILDTEDLHFLRFAREKQFKSKVETNKILLNNDITKREIASIYRCDISLIISKYELELLITKFKIDLNILCYTPFLLNEITQNTFKNYPSFNERVDFMTIGNFKHKPNLEAVRTLKKHIWPKIKKQLPKATIHIYGAYGDNQSVLQLHNAKEGFLIEGWAKNKEISFSNARICLAPLLFGAGLKGKLIDAMIYGTPSITTSIGSEGINNGGLPYAGFIENDFNNFIEKAIKLYQNEEIWLKKQQNGIQIINSNFSKNKFGKELMLKIETIFKDLENHRNQNFIGSMLLHHTLKSTKYMSKWIEEKNKK
- a CDS encoding M1 family metallopeptidase, with product MKNIAILFILFLTFAVKAQDNPYQPERTKVNNLVHTKLKVDFNLKKSQLNGEAWITLTPHFYPTNKVTLDAKSFKINQVKVNDNITTFNYSDNELTIDLDKTYNKGEKYIIYVNYIAKPEEVKQKGSLNITDAKGLYFIDPLDTDPEKPTQIWTQGETESSSCWFPTIDTPNQKTSQEIYITVPSKFVTLSNGTLQSQEENNDGTRTDYWKMNQKHAPYLFFMGVGDFSIVNDTWNGKKVDYYVEHEYEDVADAIFGMTPEMLTFFSDLTGIPYPWDKYSQIVVRDYVSGAMENTTAVVHAEDAQQKKGQLVDENIWEGTIAHELFHHWFGDLVTTESWANLTVNESFATYSVYLWFEHKYGKDRAAAHMYNEIQTYLQSESENKILVRFHYHDKEDMFDTVSYHKGNAILHMLRNILGDDAFFAGLSKYLNDHKFGTAEAHELRLALEEVSGKDLNWFFNQWYYGSGHIKAALSYDYNTINNTVTVNINQQEKAFTFPLTIDIYEGTTKATHNVWVDGKQSSFTFPYNKQPSLINIDPEHVLLAEFTESKSLDEYIFQFNNTTHYVDRKLALEEIVKHQRDNKTALNTVVKAFEDSYYEIRVIALDNLDLFQKYNKKDIITKVEKMAQNDEKTLVRAAAIGVLGKLIDPIYKPLFEKGLQSESYAIIGSSLKSLYQIDKETTLNKIKTLDETIKESLADAITSIFIQEKDKSNLPFIANQVLNGMFLTENARTQQIYTEAFKWIAESDNEEAITNLTNNFVKLGKQYKKYNFDQMAINMLNQMVYMQQESTHENKNELILILKRGMAKLIE
- a CDS encoding DUF4252 domain-containing protein; its protein translation is MKSSIKFLGAVFIVISTLISCDNSPTLQKYYVDSKENDAFISVDLPANILQLKDDTVSDDVKRTLETIKKVNFLALQLTDTNEALYTSEKVKVKSILKNPKYKQLMRVNMGKGNVSVNYLGEEDAIDEVVVFGSDNNKGFAIIRVIGENMNPSEIIKIAQEIKLDGDSQQLKQLGGLISGLK